Proteins encoded within one genomic window of Xylophilus sp. GOD-11R:
- a CDS encoding SRPBCC family protein, with protein MSLIALPDRELRLSREIPVAAAKLYRCWTEPDLVVQWFTPPPYVTVKADLDVRPGGASLIVMRSPDGQEIPNPGVFLEVVPGKRLVMTDAYTEAWVPSAKPFLTIILDFEALGENQCRYTAVARHWSIEDRENHEAMGFHQGWGIATDQLAALAAKL; from the coding sequence ATGTCGCTTATTGCGCTGCCAGACCGCGAACTACGCCTCAGCCGAGAAATTCCGGTGGCGGCGGCCAAGCTCTACCGTTGCTGGACGGAACCCGATCTGGTGGTGCAATGGTTCACTCCGCCGCCATACGTCACAGTAAAGGCCGACCTCGATGTGCGCCCTGGTGGCGCCAGTCTGATCGTGATGCGCAGCCCGGACGGGCAGGAAATTCCCAATCCGGGTGTCTTTCTGGAAGTGGTGCCGGGTAAGCGTCTGGTAATGACGGATGCCTATACCGAAGCCTGGGTGCCGTCGGCCAAGCCGTTTCTCACCATCATTCTCGATTTCGAGGCGCTCGGCGAAAACCAATGCCGCTACACCGCGGTGGCGCGCCACTGGTCTATCGAAGACCGCGAAAACCACGAAGCCATGGGTTTTCATCAGGGCTGGGGAATCGCCACGGACCAGCTCGCGGCTTTGGCCGCAAAGCTTTGA
- a CDS encoding AraC family transcriptional regulator: MTNPMDSLGCTANALHKNQQLSGSGITFHRKRARADGLSRVETPATDRGYLVGIAMGNGHSRRIFHDGRTDSHAFEKGAVYIRSFADHYRADFDGPMDFLLLEISHEFFERSIDERVGTRVRSLECVTGLKDKVLYNLASAVAPMLERPGDASPLFIDQMGVTMATYLLEQYGGAIATAPRKGRALSRQHEERAKEMLRARLDGEISVADVAEACELSRSYFIRAFRDTTGLTPHQWLTRQRVDMARGLLAETRRPLADIASACGFSDQSHFTRVFTQAAGMPPGSWRRAVT; this comes from the coding sequence ATGACCAATCCGATGGATTCCCTGGGCTGCACGGCCAACGCGCTGCACAAGAACCAGCAGCTTTCGGGTTCGGGCATCACCTTCCACCGCAAGCGGGCGAGGGCCGACGGGTTGAGCCGGGTCGAGACACCAGCCACCGACCGCGGCTACCTGGTGGGCATCGCCATGGGCAACGGCCACAGCCGTCGCATCTTCCACGACGGCCGCACCGACAGTCACGCTTTTGAAAAAGGCGCGGTCTACATCCGCAGCTTCGCCGACCACTACCGCGCCGACTTCGACGGCCCGATGGACTTCCTGCTGCTGGAGATCTCCCACGAGTTCTTCGAGCGCTCGATCGACGAGCGTGTCGGCACGCGGGTGCGCTCGCTGGAATGCGTGACCGGACTGAAGGACAAGGTGCTCTACAACCTCGCCTCGGCCGTGGCTCCCATGCTGGAGCGCCCGGGCGATGCCAGTCCGCTGTTCATCGACCAGATGGGCGTGACCATGGCGACCTACTTGCTGGAGCAATACGGCGGCGCCATCGCCACCGCGCCACGCAAGGGGCGCGCACTGTCGCGCCAGCACGAGGAGCGGGCCAAGGAAATGCTGCGTGCCCGGCTCGACGGCGAAATCTCGGTGGCCGATGTGGCCGAGGCTTGCGAGTTGTCGCGCAGTTATTTCATCCGCGCGTTTCGCGACACCACCGGCCTGACGCCGCACCAGTGGCTCACCCGGCAGCGGGTGGACATGGCGCGCGGCCTTCTCGCCGAAACCCGCCGGCCACTGGCCGACATCGCGTCGGCTTGCGGCTTCTCCGACCAGAGTCACTTCACCCGCGTGTTCACCCAGGCGGCGGGGATGCCTCCCGGGAGCTGGCGACGAGCGGTGACGTAG
- a CDS encoding helix-turn-helix domain-containing protein, with amino-acid sequence MQIPIHSVADLGLAIRAVRHASGVRLDDLAATASVSKQFTSDVEYGKSTVRLGLVLRLLEELGIQLQVDVPQAASAAFDELRRKGALQSRSRSSDAQP; translated from the coding sequence ATGCAAATACCCATCCATTCGGTAGCCGACCTCGGTCTGGCCATCCGTGCCGTCCGGCATGCCAGTGGCGTCCGCCTGGACGACCTGGCCGCCACGGCCTCGGTGAGCAAGCAATTCACCTCCGATGTCGAATACGGCAAGTCGACCGTTCGACTCGGACTGGTGCTGCGTCTCCTGGAGGAGCTTGGCATTCAGTTGCAGGTGGATGTGCCCCAGGCCGCATCGGCGGCGTTCGACGAACTTCGACGCAAGGGCGCGCTGCAATCGCGCAGCCGTTCATCCGATGCGCAGCCTTGA
- a CDS encoding tripartite tricarboxylate transporter substrate binding protein yields MPALPDTRSIRLHRRLFTIAAAAGAASLALPARAQPAWPSRPIRIVVPYTPGGFTDQMARLVQVELQNRLGQPVLIDNKPGANSIIGVDMVAKAPPDGYTFGVVIAAYSANTTLYPKLPYDPARDLRGVALIGVTPLVAAVPAQAPFKTARELVDYARANPGKVSFGSSGNGSAAHLTTELLKLQTGIRMVHIPYRGTAPALADLMGGQIQLLFDTPSSLAPQGRDGKIRLIGLAGDQRLPSLPELPTFIEQGFAGFNGSTWAGMLAPAGTPAPVVARMAQEVSAVVRGAEIRSRMDAMGTLAAGGSPAEFDAFISAETEKWAKVIRAADIKAEA; encoded by the coding sequence ATGCCCGCCTTACCCGACACTCGGTCCATCCGCCTGCACCGCAGACTTTTCACCATCGCCGCCGCGGCCGGCGCCGCCTCGCTGGCGCTGCCCGCCCGGGCGCAGCCGGCGTGGCCTTCTCGGCCGATCCGCATCGTGGTGCCCTATACGCCGGGCGGCTTCACCGACCAGATGGCGCGCCTGGTGCAGGTCGAGCTGCAGAACCGGCTCGGCCAGCCGGTGCTGATCGACAACAAGCCGGGCGCCAACAGCATCATCGGCGTCGACATGGTCGCCAAGGCGCCGCCCGACGGCTACACCTTCGGCGTCGTCATCGCCGCCTATTCGGCCAACACCACGCTCTACCCCAAGCTGCCCTACGACCCCGCCCGCGACCTGCGCGGCGTGGCCCTGATCGGGGTGACGCCGCTGGTGGCGGCGGTGCCGGCCCAGGCGCCGTTCAAGACCGCGCGCGAGCTGGTGGACTACGCCCGCGCCAACCCCGGAAAAGTGAGTTTCGGCTCATCGGGCAACGGCTCGGCCGCGCACCTGACGACCGAGCTGCTCAAGCTGCAGACCGGCATCCGCATGGTCCACATTCCCTATCGCGGCACGGCGCCGGCATTGGCCGACCTGATGGGCGGCCAGATCCAGCTGCTGTTCGACACACCGAGCAGCCTCGCGCCGCAGGGCCGCGACGGCAAGATCCGGCTGATCGGCCTGGCGGGCGACCAGCGCCTGCCGAGCCTGCCGGAACTGCCGACTTTCATCGAGCAGGGATTCGCCGGCTTCAACGGCAGCACCTGGGCCGGCATGCTGGCACCGGCCGGCACGCCCGCGCCCGTGGTCGCACGCATGGCGCAGGAGGTGAGCGCGGTGGTGCGCGGCGCCGAGATCCGCTCGCGCATGGACGCCATGGGCACGCTGGCGGCGGGAGGCTCACCGGCTGAGTTCGACGCGTTCATCTCGGCCGAGACGGAGAAATGGGCCAAGGTGATCCGCGCCGCCGACATCAAGGCCGAGGCCTGA
- a CDS encoding EAL domain-containing protein, producing MTTTRPLRARFDFLLPVTRLLGRHPRLAGHLAGYGVAVLMLAAFCSAAVGLRVQQIQSGHARIHARMQAVQNDTSALLDELNRSYRADCTDANLKRLSALMFAHRYARAIGMLDGQGRMFCSTGMGLLPEPAPAGVNGIDGSIGRYFLSTPVQRFVGPVPGGVRATVVERGMFQVLVDSAPTIDAFGENADAVWAGGGTQRRRVFKGVHGDQTDTLVAADSPLVRIDTRHLRILVTSTVPGVSPVSAQSVLGLHALEPRHRWMIAGLLGFAALFGFLASNVVTRRCRRFQSIEHRIRYLCDPANVVCHYQPILELATGRIVGCEVLARLRDGDQLLYPDRFIPALNHQKLTWAFDVAVSRAALHELARAMEPRTGFSVALNFFPHNLRRDTLHAHLRAVQAETGRTDFKIELEVTEYDFSPDLAPELRRLKLDGYGISIDDFGTGYSNLGVVRKVSPDYLKIDRSFVFEMEDETIRSSLIPEIIAIARAVGADVIAEGIETAAQLAQLRELGVQFGQGYFFARPMPMADLQRFMDAATPLAPAPAATRKHHRRSGDHASDTTDANRDTDEADSTL from the coding sequence ATGACGACGACACGGCCGCTGCGCGCGCGGTTCGACTTTCTTCTGCCGGTGACCCGCCTGCTCGGCCGTCACCCCCGATTGGCCGGCCACCTGGCCGGCTACGGTGTGGCCGTGCTCATGCTGGCGGCGTTCTGCTCGGCAGCGGTCGGCCTGCGGGTGCAGCAGATCCAGAGCGGACATGCACGCATCCACGCCCGCATGCAGGCGGTGCAGAACGACACCTCCGCCCTGCTCGACGAACTCAACCGCAGTTATCGCGCCGACTGCACCGACGCCAACCTCAAGCGCCTGAGCGCGCTCATGTTCGCGCACCGCTATGCGCGCGCCATCGGCATGCTCGACGGCCAGGGCCGCATGTTCTGCAGCACCGGCATGGGCCTGTTGCCGGAACCCGCGCCCGCCGGCGTCAACGGCATCGACGGCTCCATCGGGCGGTATTTTTTGTCGACGCCGGTGCAGCGCTTCGTCGGCCCGGTGCCCGGCGGCGTGCGTGCCACGGTGGTGGAACGCGGCATGTTCCAGGTGCTGGTCGACAGCGCGCCCACCATTGACGCCTTCGGTGAAAACGCCGACGCGGTCTGGGCCGGCGGCGGCACGCAGCGCCGGCGGGTGTTCAAGGGTGTGCACGGAGACCAGACCGACACCCTGGTGGCAGCCGACAGCCCGCTGGTGCGCATCGACACGCGGCATCTGCGCATCCTGGTGACGAGCACGGTCCCCGGCGTCAGCCCGGTATCGGCGCAATCGGTGCTCGGCCTGCACGCGCTGGAGCCGAGGCATCGCTGGATGATCGCCGGGCTGCTGGGTTTCGCCGCGCTGTTCGGCTTCCTGGCCAGCAATGTCGTCACCCGGCGATGCCGGCGATTCCAGTCGATCGAGCACCGCATCCGCTACCTGTGCGATCCGGCCAACGTGGTCTGCCACTACCAGCCCATCCTGGAACTGGCTACCGGCCGCATCGTGGGCTGCGAAGTGCTGGCGCGGCTGCGCGACGGCGACCAGCTGCTGTATCCAGACAGGTTCATCCCCGCCCTCAACCACCAGAAGCTCACCTGGGCCTTCGACGTGGCCGTGAGCCGCGCCGCGCTGCACGAGCTCGCCCGGGCGATGGAGCCGCGCACCGGTTTCTCCGTGGCGCTGAACTTCTTTCCGCACAACCTGCGCCGCGACACCCTGCACGCTCACCTGCGCGCGGTGCAGGCGGAGACCGGCCGAACCGACTTCAAGATCGAGCTGGAAGTCACCGAATACGACTTCTCGCCCGACCTCGCGCCCGAGCTGCGCCGGCTCAAGCTCGACGGCTACGGCATCTCCATCGACGACTTCGGTACCGGCTATTCCAACCTGGGCGTGGTGCGCAAGGTCAGCCCCGACTACCTCAAGATCGACCGGTCCTTCGTCTTCGAGATGGAAGACGAGACCATCCGCTCCAGCCTGATCCCCGAGATCATCGCCATCGCTCGGGCGGTGGGCGCCGACGTGATCGCCGAGGGCATCGAGACCGCCGCGCAGCTGGCCCAGCTACGCGAGCTGGGGGTGCAGTTCGGCCAGGGTTATTTCTTTGCCCGGCCGATGCCTATGGCCGACCTGCAGCGGTTCATGGACGCCGCCACGCCCCTGGCGCCGGCCCCGGCGGCAACGCGCAAGCACCACCGACGTTCGGGCGACCACGCGAGCGACACAACGGACGCCAACCGCGACACCGACGAGGCCGACTCCACGCTCTAG
- a CDS encoding HipA domain-containing protein produces MRSLEVYLDERHVGTLGEGDDVWQFRYEEPWRASLDAFDLSPALPRGTALHQDGGSHRPVQWYFDNLLPEESLREAVAKEAHIQGDDAFALLEYLGAESAGSLTLLPPGMPVPSKSDARALGDEALSRRIRALPRSTLSSQAPKRMSAAGAQHKLLVVVRDGALFEPVGAQASTHILKPDHPGDDYPSSVINEYFTMTVARAVLGEVPAVSRRYVPEPVYLVERFDRWSGPQGQTLRRHIVDACQLLDKPRGFKYRAASLQALAEVVTRCRNRAATRLRLYAWLVFNVLIGNDDNHLKNLSFLVDAEGVEFAPAYDLLATAAWQTRAIAGDQATWPNLPMMIALPGATHFGDVNRDSLLAAGEALGLPRRLGERELDRIATALAQVVPATLAAIEAQNQALPESARPWLAGELRLLRTVAHVVVAEMLERVRR; encoded by the coding sequence ATGCGCAGCCTTGAGGTCTACCTCGACGAACGTCATGTCGGCACGCTCGGCGAAGGCGACGATGTCTGGCAGTTCCGCTACGAAGAGCCATGGCGTGCATCGCTTGACGCCTTCGATCTCTCACCAGCCCTTCCCCGCGGCACTGCCCTGCACCAGGATGGCGGCAGCCACCGGCCGGTGCAGTGGTACTTCGACAACCTCCTGCCCGAAGAAAGCCTGCGCGAGGCCGTCGCCAAGGAGGCGCACATCCAGGGCGACGATGCCTTCGCGCTGCTCGAATACCTGGGCGCCGAATCCGCAGGATCGCTCACGCTGCTGCCGCCCGGCATGCCGGTGCCTTCGAAGTCTGACGCCCGTGCACTGGGCGATGAAGCACTGAGCCGGAGAATCCGCGCGCTGCCGCGTTCCACCCTGTCGAGCCAGGCGCCCAAGCGCATGTCGGCGGCCGGTGCCCAGCACAAGCTGCTGGTGGTGGTGCGCGATGGCGCGCTGTTCGAACCGGTGGGCGCGCAAGCCTCGACCCACATCCTCAAGCCCGACCATCCCGGGGACGACTATCCGTCCTCGGTCATCAACGAATACTTCACGATGACCGTGGCGCGCGCGGTGCTCGGCGAGGTGCCCGCCGTGTCGCGCCGCTACGTGCCGGAGCCGGTGTACCTGGTGGAGCGATTCGACCGGTGGAGCGGCCCCCAAGGCCAAACACTGCGCCGGCACATCGTCGACGCCTGCCAACTGCTCGACAAACCGCGCGGCTTCAAGTACCGCGCCGCCTCGCTGCAGGCGCTGGCGGAGGTGGTGACGCGCTGCCGCAACCGGGCGGCGACGCGTCTGAGGCTCTACGCCTGGCTGGTCTTCAATGTGCTGATCGGCAACGACGACAACCACCTCAAGAATCTGTCGTTTCTGGTCGATGCCGAAGGCGTCGAGTTCGCGCCGGCCTACGACCTGCTGGCCACGGCCGCCTGGCAGACACGCGCTATCGCCGGTGACCAGGCTACGTGGCCGAACCTGCCGATGATGATCGCCTTGCCCGGTGCCACGCACTTCGGCGACGTGAACCGCGACAGCCTGCTGGCCGCAGGCGAAGCGCTGGGCCTGCCCCGGCGGCTCGGCGAACGCGAGCTCGACCGCATCGCCACGGCGCTGGCCCAGGTGGTGCCGGCGACTCTGGCGGCCATCGAAGCGCAGAACCAGGCATTGCCCGAATCCGCCCGGCCGTGGCTGGCGGGCGAACTTCGGCTGCTGCGCACCGTCGCCCACGTCGTGGTGGCGGAAATGCTCGAGCGCGTGCGCCGCTGA
- a CDS encoding PAS domain S-box protein, producing MVSIIPKLDLGKLFVEMSSLLVCVTATPEFRVLAASDAFLDATSIERGRLLGHPLLEYLHCSTDAPDNGVHCLRHGLEEVLSTGSAHHAEPAKLLLPRPDGGTSTLHLEMTHTPVHREGGELACILIVARDVTLAVEAREHLQAQEARTRQILDSAIDYAIIATDLDGRITGWNQGAANVFGWTEADALGMPLDRIYLPEDCMAEVPAKERDEARQTGKAPDDGWHVRKGGERFWASGRMTPLRNADGSITGFLKILRDQTEREHMARELELKLEALANFNTTLEQRVAQKAAERDRIWQLSNDLMDVCDRQRRLVSVNAAWTAVLGWPEEEVVGRYFIQLVHQDDRGAADAVLTSAQSAHRAMWFEARVRHRDGRYCTMSWMVSPDRGRFYMVGRDVTHQRETEAKLRQSQKMEALGQLTGGIAHDFNNLLATITGSLELLKRKTEAGETSGLERWTAMASGAAQRASALVQRLLAFSRNQSLDLKPVDVVELTAGMEDLMHRTLGENVEIELVLPSAPCHANTDANQLENALLNLAINARDAMAGDGHLRIGVQRVEWNARVPGVDLPPGDYVRMSVTDNGMGMPPDVLARAFDPFFTTKPVGQGTGLGLSMIYGFARQSGGGATIESTPGEGTTVSIYLPHFVDTPVQADTDDPTHPPQKGQECVLLVEDDASLRSVVRESLDGLGYAVHEASSAQAAMMLLDSGVNCELLVTDVGLPGMDGRQLAAMVRRRLPMVRVLFMTGYASQMAAGSDFLAEGMAMLAKPFSLQKLATQVRAMLDFKSDPMV from the coding sequence ATGGTTTCGATCATTCCCAAGCTCGATTTGGGAAAGCTTTTCGTAGAGATGTCGAGCTTGCTGGTGTGCGTGACGGCGACACCGGAGTTCCGGGTACTGGCCGCCAGCGACGCCTTTCTGGACGCCACCTCGATCGAGCGCGGCCGACTTCTCGGGCATCCGCTGCTGGAATACCTGCACTGCTCGACCGACGCCCCCGACAACGGCGTGCACTGCCTGCGCCACGGCCTGGAAGAAGTGCTTTCCACCGGATCCGCCCACCATGCCGAGCCCGCCAAGCTGCTGCTGCCCCGACCCGATGGCGGTACCTCCACCCTGCATTTGGAGATGACCCACACGCCAGTGCATCGCGAAGGCGGCGAACTGGCCTGCATCCTGATCGTGGCGCGCGACGTAACGCTCGCGGTCGAGGCACGGGAACACCTGCAGGCTCAGGAGGCCCGCACCCGGCAGATCCTCGACAGCGCCATCGACTACGCCATCATCGCCACCGACCTCGATGGCCGGATCACTGGCTGGAACCAGGGCGCCGCCAACGTCTTCGGCTGGACCGAGGCGGACGCGCTCGGCATGCCGCTCGACCGCATCTACCTGCCCGAAGACTGCATGGCCGAAGTGCCGGCCAAGGAGCGCGACGAAGCACGCCAGACCGGCAAGGCCCCCGACGACGGCTGGCATGTGCGCAAAGGCGGCGAGCGTTTTTGGGCCAGCGGCCGCATGACGCCGCTGCGCAACGCGGACGGCAGCATCACCGGCTTTCTCAAAATATTGCGCGACCAGACCGAGCGCGAGCACATGGCGCGCGAGCTCGAGCTCAAGCTGGAGGCGCTGGCCAACTTCAACACCACGCTGGAGCAGCGCGTGGCCCAGAAGGCGGCCGAGCGCGACCGCATCTGGCAGCTCTCCAACGACCTGATGGACGTCTGCGACCGGCAGCGCCGGCTGGTGTCGGTCAATGCCGCCTGGACCGCGGTGCTCGGCTGGCCAGAGGAAGAAGTGGTCGGACGGTATTTCATCCAGCTGGTGCACCAGGACGATCGCGGCGCCGCCGACGCGGTGTTGACCAGCGCCCAGAGCGCCCATCGCGCCATGTGGTTCGAGGCGCGCGTGCGCCACCGCGATGGTCGTTACTGCACCATGTCCTGGATGGTGTCGCCCGACCGGGGCCGCTTTTATATGGTGGGCCGCGACGTGACCCACCAGCGCGAGACCGAGGCCAAGCTGCGGCAGAGCCAGAAGATGGAAGCACTGGGCCAGCTCACCGGCGGCATCGCCCACGACTTCAACAACCTGCTGGCCACCATCACCGGCAGCCTGGAATTGCTCAAGCGCAAGACCGAGGCCGGCGAAACCTCCGGGCTGGAGCGCTGGACCGCCATGGCCTCGGGCGCGGCGCAGCGGGCGTCCGCGCTGGTGCAACGCCTGCTCGCCTTTTCCCGCAACCAGTCGCTCGACCTGAAACCGGTCGATGTAGTGGAGCTCACCGCCGGCATGGAAGACCTGATGCACCGCACGCTCGGCGAAAACGTCGAGATCGAACTGGTGCTGCCGTCCGCACCCTGCCACGCCAACACCGATGCCAACCAGCTCGAGAACGCCCTGCTCAACCTCGCCATCAACGCCCGCGACGCGATGGCCGGTGACGGGCATCTGCGCATCGGCGTGCAGCGCGTCGAATGGAACGCCCGCGTGCCGGGTGTCGATCTGCCGCCCGGCGACTATGTCCGCATGAGCGTGACCGACAACGGCATGGGCATGCCGCCCGACGTGCTGGCCCGGGCCTTCGACCCGTTCTTCACCACCAAGCCCGTCGGCCAGGGCACCGGCCTCGGCCTGTCGATGATCTACGGCTTCGCCCGGCAGAGCGGCGGTGGCGCCACCATCGAATCGACGCCCGGCGAGGGCACGACGGTCAGCATCTACCTGCCGCATTTCGTCGACACCCCGGTTCAGGCCGATACCGACGACCCGACGCATCCGCCGCAGAAAGGCCAGGAATGCGTGCTGCTCGTCGAAGACGACGCCAGCCTGCGTTCGGTGGTGCGCGAGTCGCTCGACGGGCTGGGCTACGCGGTGCACGAAGCCTCGTCGGCGCAGGCCGCGATGATGCTGCTCGACAGCGGCGTGAATTGCGAACTGTTGGTCACCGACGTCGGCCTGCCCGGCATGGACGGCCGACAGCTCGCCGCCATGGTGCGCCGCCGCCTGCCCATGGTGCGTGTGCTGTTCATGACCGGCTACGCCAGCCAGATGGCGGCCGGATCGGACTTTCTCGCCGAAGGCATGGCCATGCTGGCCAAGCCGTTCAGCTTGCAGAAACTGGCGACGCAGGTACGGGCGATGCTGGATTTCAAGTCGGATCCGATGGTTTGA